A single Nerophis ophidion isolate RoL-2023_Sa linkage group LG26, RoL_Noph_v1.0, whole genome shotgun sequence DNA region contains:
- the LOC133543479 gene encoding uncharacterized protein LOC133543479 yields MPRAKGYKRAQAAKLQMAVKQELTPKPPVPEFVARRGTGFRHRVRRWPTSVLTGRQVKFVPPTFHPEKKTVFVIGCSHLRGLVDRDVVLPKVPLSFSFLSVPGGGAADLKTEVGHLQFTWTPDVVCVLAPSNDLGRGPLYAGREFDALLTSVRSRWPNVFVLDFPPRLNKPVGLQDQLRQEHHRVATRMGLPYVAVASSFPLDRLELWCSDGVHLSDTGGSPILVKLLCDAALTLFAPDPPASPSLFAPDPPASPSLRRTDSLDPRRWPGVGDEGKMACVTASAVFWRKMAERQSWTPMPPVTEVLARRVTGTSPPAQVVVPVMGPHPLPQRKRRRHNPQSWITVGQKGKAGTQPVQQSFPIPSNPVWFSSPMLDAMEDFAPSSDSDCTAVPPPDQASPGRCRQRRVAIRRAGRREQVPAVRGEPAVIRELAVQEEAQVLLQVFKEKVASVPLPSDGGSVGEPQSVQEEPAVEPSVQEETQLPLQVFKEEVASVPLRGDSVGDPQSVREEPAVEPSVQEEAQVPLQVFKEKVASVPLPTDSGSVGETQSVRSRVAMVERDRRGIRLAKVVRGSFHQGDSRFNYGGMQCMTIASSSIAKHVVKSVFSWETQDLDRILYSGDKFYSSLRNLGIFSHPSNFLSVPDLPSNVVIDGQLFSFHFSSHPTSGAVGVEQEDGPFVTLRNGLEGIFREYSMCLLTLVTSTSAIICEDGQFAVVDSHSRSSCGLVDGNGTSVILHFSCLDDLHHYICCLADALSPGLKPFELCGVRVSVGASPALSGASVETCIFEMNTAAAPEVSDINVCATTSLFESDAGQAVSHAQSSVSVESGFIEMSTAPAPGFSDHENIFAAPSVCQTVAGDEASPALSGASVITFLSEVSSGSTAEYVATDGKKRKIFSRERMSKQAKRFDSVLANSDVEFITASESGKLFFRPLGDDVCRALCCQLKVDFMKVGGLVHKEVGYLGVPCLNEKIVPDGNCFFRAVSQAVSGSQKNHRKIRLAACRELEKNEARYRGLLRSDMSLLEYIKQSRMKRVKTWATEVEIQATADYLGIDIFTFNDGRWLKYSCNGNCLSADCIYLQNVGGQHFECVVCVLKPGLQSCHGYCKLGWDIGCRTRSSVKGVGRAVDCLDLGKDLIEVVEGSTISRDPSAQKFLKCDKILQDTVNVRRREKRARFYRKMYSEDLYFRESYTLRSVGKYRDNIEHMAVVKFRSKVASKIKYRDNIEHRAIVKFRSKVASQIKYGDNIEHRAMVKLRSKVASQIKYRDDLKHKQRVKSSSVMKYRDNLEHKQRAKASSVGKYKDHLEHKERVKRASKRQYSVSLKHRQQVIASVQLSRKQRLERSVDFGFVMDSFLDKVRNGPDYVCSVCHRLLFRNQVLRCEKEVYAASLATAGIANNCISEHYLHSCDKCVEPCLLVESRGQLWICFTCHSKISKGQIPAECWNNDLALDPIPPELGCLNSIEQHLIAPRIPFMKVLALPKGGQNGVHGPVTCVPANIVQTTNVLPRSSAEGSLLQVKLKRKLTYKGHYEYQFVDSWRVRRAIEYLKRTNVLYEDIEFNEEWLNDFGREEEVGVEDGQDDQVVDRQSGEDEAVEQELGEEEVSEDIVQDEMLHDRQQHCMFQDTCLMPVDIGQEALDQYFEDVLCLAPAEGNSPVRMLSDKLNEAMCFPVLFPTSTNTFHTSRMHRLTLSRYFNNRIMHADGRFARNVEYIFFSQYMSEMDQVISSISVAMRKGKGGQHSQQISPGMLKDDESLKRMLQFDDGFRFLRPIRGTPAFWSSVQKDLMACVRQLGIPTWFCSFSSADLRWQNLLASILRQEGRQQTVEQLEWADRCELLRRNPVTAARMFDYRWHCFLKEVLMSPSQPVGKIVDYFYRIEFQQRGSPHVHALFWIEGAPQIYKNTDLEVEEFIDKYVTCELPSADDTLSEVVSSVQTHSKRHSKSCRKNLTKCRFNFPKPVSARTFICKIKECVCPKKRPGTEGDESSENRPKCTCFVDEGPKMPKEVALMLLERVKRAMEREEPFGSAEELFASVGISQEVFEVAYRRLETKNKVVYRRGVNDTWVNQYNRNLLKCWNANLDISFVTDAYAVIIYIIKYITKSESEMGLLLSNALNEANRLGNLSAKDALKKLGSVYLHNRDVGAQEAVYRLMSMHLKECSRKVVFIPTGNNIVRMSLPLSVLVQRASSEGLRTENMWMTSVVERYKNRPDDDVFEDMCIATFCSEYRVLYKNENSDNKIELQGGLGFVLRRTRSQFAVVRYMRFKVNKQEEAHFQSLLQLFLPYRTDLELRPEGFEFYKQFYEEGYVLAGGTVQPVQDVVEENRAKFEVDCSRLEHAQEIADMLGGNVDEDAWGDLCPEQQVEHMECLEERREQQQGEIREEQLAQSDENVPDLFVGGKEVARLERNTNVLSRREGLALVHSLNATQRSIFDRIRKWCLEKVMGKTPEPFHVFVTGGAGTGKSHLIRAIQYEAGRLLSRLYQPDETCVLLTAPTGIAAYSLHAATIHHTFSIGMQVSLPYIPLGEDKINSLRAQFGHLQIVIIDEISMVDHNLLAYVHGRLRQMKQTGDFSPFGNVSVIAVGDFYQLPPVKGRPLYTMQVGVDLWCHFKKVELKTVVRQKDSVFSELLNRLRVRSKQTPLLQSDIDILKSRETGEESAALHIYPTNRQTGEHNLKRLFAICPDYLTIEAQDFINSRKSGELERMDGHHAKTSYTCLATTLCLAPKARVMLCKNVDVADGLVNGACGTVTHIQIEGDEDFPKTVYVKFDDPNIGSQRRKQRSHAAVECPHSTAIDPEEDSATKRGGLRRQFPLKLAWACTIHKVQGLTVEEAVVCLRKVFAAGQAYVALSRVRDISGLVITDFDEKAIYCKDTVKEALDSMPQFLLEQPQPSLDTQTFSLYLMNVQNLTYHIAHLVSCTQHLQPNCIAVTETWLSAQSSTDCVQIEGYTFHSRPRALCYSSNDTKLAEIRALEHGGVGLYVVDNSDCEILQVPDLNLECLVCLFAKENILMAVIYRPPCYPNSLFKSNLVKLLDWANPICNTIVIMGDFNEDLLKHSSISKLMGQNGFSQHVTQATTEHGTLIDHVYVKTTQYAVDCAVVSTYFSDHEAILCGFRAQDEGDMFDLDVFADDFADGGGLLDGESKME; encoded by the exons atGCCGCGTGCCAAGGGTTACAAGCGGGCACAAGCCGCCAAGCTTCAAATGGCAGTGAAGCAGGAATTGACTCCAAAGCCTCCTGTCCCCGAGTTTGTCGCCC GTCGCGGCACTGGCTTCCGCCACCGCGTGCGAAGGTGGCCGACTTCGGTCCTGACTGGCCGTCAGGTGAAGTTTGTCCCTCCAACTTTCCACCCGGAGAAGAAG ACTGTCTTCGTCATCGGCTGCTCCCACCTGAGAGGCCTGGTCGATAGGGATGTCGTCTTACCCAAGGTACctctctctttttcttttctGTCTGTTCCAGGTGGAGGTGCAGCTGACCTGAAGACAGAGGTGGGGCACCTGCAGTTCACGTGGACCCCGGATGTCGTCTGCGTGCTGGCCCCGAGCAACGACCTGGGCCGTGGGCCCCTCTACGCCGGTCGGGAGTTCGACGCGCTCCTGACCAGTGTCCGTAGCCGCTGGCCCAAT GTGTTTGTTTTGGACTTCCCCCCGCGTCTGAACAAGCCTGTGGGCCTGCAGGATCAGCTGCGTCAGGAGCACCACCGCGTTGCAACACGCATGG GTCTCCCATATGTGGCTGTGGCCAGCAGTTTCCCGCTGGATCGGTTGGAGCTGTGGTGTTCGGACGGC GTGCACCTCAGCGACACAGGTGGCTCGCCCATCCTGGTGAAGCTGTTGTGCGACGCTGCGCTCACCCTGTTCGCACCTGACCCCCCTGCGTCTCCTTCCCTGTTCGCACCTGACCCCCCTGCGTCTCCTTCCCTTCGTCGGACGGACAGCCTAGATCCCCGGAGGTGGCCTGGGGTTGGTGATGAGGGAAAG ATGGCCTGCGTCACTGCATCTGCGGTTTTTTGGAGGAAGATGGCAGAGCGGCAGTCATGGACCCCAATGCCCCCTGTCACAGAGGTCCTCGCTC GGCGTGTCACAGGAACGTCGCCACCTGCCCAGGTGGTGGTGCCGGTGATGGGGCCACACCCCCTGCCCCAACGCAAACGCCGCCGCCACAATCCCCAGAGTTGGATCACGGTTGGACAGAAGGGAAAG GCTGGAACACAGCCGGTGCAACAGTCTTTTCCCATACCGTCCAACCCCGTGTGGTTCAGCAGTCCTATGTTGGATGCCATGGAGGATTTTGCTCCTTCTTCTGACTCTGACTGCACTGCTGTCCCACCACCTGACCAG GCTTCTCCTGGGAGGTGTCGCCAGAGACGTGTGGCCATCAGGCGCGCCGGACGGAGGGAGCAG GTTCCAGCGGTCCGTGGGGAGCCAGCAGTCATCAGGGAGCTTGCTGTCCAAGAGGAAGCCCAGGTGCTGCTGCAGGTCTTCAAAGAGAAGGTTGCTTCTGTTCCTCTCCCTAGTGATGGTGGTAGTGTTGGTGAACCTCAGTCCGTCCAGGAGGAGCCTGCTGTGGAGCCTTCTGTCCAGGAGGAAACCCAGTTGCCGCTGCAGGTCTTCAAAGAGGAGGTTGCTTCTGTTCCTCTCCGTGGTGATAGTGTTGGTGATCCTCAGTCTGTCCGGGAGGAGCCTGCTGTGGAGCCTTCTGTCCAGGAGGAAGCCCAGGTGCCATTGCAGGTCTTCAAAGAGAAGGTTGCTTCTGTTCCTCTCCCCACTGATAGTGGTAGTGTTGGTGAAACTCAGTCCGTCCGCAGTCGTGTGGCAATGGTCGAGAGGGATCGTCGGGGAATTAGGTTAGCTAAGGTTGTGCGGGGATCTTTTCACCAGGGGGATAGCAGGTTTAATTACGGAGGGATGCAATGCATGACAATTGCTTCAAGTAGTATAGCTAAGCATGTGGTGAAAAGCGTGTTTTCGTGGGAGACACAGGATCTCGATCGTATCCTGTATTCCGGAGACAAATTTTACAGTAGTTTGCGCAACCTGGGTATATTTAGCCACCCGTCGAATTTTTTGTCGGTGCCGGATCTACCTAGTAATGTAGTTATTGACGGGCAGTTGTTTAGTTTCCATTTTAGTTCACACCCAACATCAGGTGCTGTGGGTGTTGAGCAGGAAGATGGTCCCTTTGTGACTTTGCGTAACGGATTAGAGGGAATTTTTAGAGAGTACAGCATGTGTCTGCTGACACTGGTAACATCTACATCTGCCATCATCTGTGAGGATGGACAGTTTGCTGTGGTCGACAGTCACTCACGTAGTAGCTGTGGCCTGGTAGATGGCAATGGTACCAGTGTAATACTGCACTTTTCCTGTTTAGATGACCTGCATCACTACATCTGTTGTTTGGCTGATGCTCTCAGTCCAGGGCTGAAGCCTTTTGAGCTGTGTGGTGTTAGGGTTAGTGTAGGTGCAAGTCCAGCGTTGTCTGGAGCTTCAGTAGAGACTTGCATCTTTGAGATGAACACTGCTGCAGCACCTGAGGTTAGTGACATCAATGTTTGTGCCACCACCTCCTTGTTTGAGAGTGATGCAGGTCAAGCTGTGAGCCACGCGCAATCCAGTGTTTCTGTGGAGAGTGGCTTCATAGAGATGAGCACTGCTCCAGCACCAGGATTTAGTGACCATGAAAACATTTTTGCAGCCCCATCTGTGTGTCAGACTGTGGCTGGTGATGAAGCGAGCCCAGCACTGTCTGGCGCTTCTGTTATCACTTTTTTAAGTGAAGTTAGTAGTGGCTCAACAGCAGAATATGTTGCCACTGATGGCAAAAAGCGTAAAATTTTTTCCCGTGAACGCATGTCTAAACAAGCCAAGCGTTTTGATAGCGTTTTAGCCAACTCTGATGTCGAGTTTATCACTGCATCAGAGAGTGGGAAACTGTTTTTCCGTCCCCTTGGTGATGACGTTTGTAGGGCTTTGTGTTGTCAATTAAAAGTAGATTTTATGAAAGTCGGTGGTCTGGTGCATAAAGAGGTGGGCTACTTAGGTGTTCCCTGCCTTAACGAGAAAATAGTTCCGGATGGGAACTGCTTTTTCCGAGCTGTTTCTCAGGCTGTCAGTGGTTCACAGAAGAACCATCGTAAGATTAGGCTGGCAGCCTGTAGAGAGCTAGAAAAAAATGAGGCTAGGTATCGGGGTCTTTTGAGGAGCGATATGTCTCTTTTAGAGTATATCAAGCAGTCCAGGATGAAGCGTGTCAAGACTTGGGCCACAGAGGTTGAAATCCAGGCCACTGCAGATTATTTAGGCAttgacatttttacatttaatgatggTCGTTGGCTAAAGTATAGTTGCAACGGTAATTGTTTGTCAGCAGATTGCATTTACTTGCAGAATGTTGGGGGCCAGCATTTTGAGTGCGTTGTTTGCGTTTTAAAGCCTGGACTGCAAAGTTGTCATGGTTATTGTAAATTAGGCTGGGATATAGGCTGTAGAACTAGGTCTTCTGTGAAAGGAGTGGGGCGGGCAGTAGATTGTCTAGATTTAGGTAAAGATTTAATAGAGGTTGTAGAGGGCAGTACAATAAGTAGGGATCCTAGTGCCCAAAAGTTTTTAAAGTGTGATAAAATACTGCAGGATACAGTTAATGTTAGACGTCGAGAGAAACGTGCCCGGTTTTATAGGAAAATGTATAGTGAAGACTTATACTTCAGGGAGAGCTATACATTACGAAGTGTAGGAAAATACAGGGATAATATTGAGCATATGGCAGTGGTTAAATTCAGGAGTAAAGTGGCGAGTAAAATAAAATACAGGGATAATATTGAGCACAGGGCAATAGTTAAATTCAGGAGTAAAGTGGCAAGTCAAATAAAATACGGGGATAATATTGAGCACAGGGCAATGGTTAAACTCAGGAGTAAAGTGGCAAGTCAAATAAAATACAGGGATGATTTGAAACACAAACAAAGGGTTAAATCAAGCAGTGTAATGAAATACAGGGATAATTTGGAACACAAACAAAGGGCTAAAGCTAGCAGTGTAGGAAAATACAAGGATCATTTGGAACACAAAGAGAGGGTTAAACGAGCCAGCAAAAGGCAGTATAGTGTTAGTTTAAAACATAGGCAGCAAGTGATAGCTAGTGTACAGCTGAGTCGGAAGCAGAGGCTGGAGAGGTCTGTAGATTTTGGTTTTGTCATGGATAGTTTTTTGGATAAGGTTAGAAATGGACCGGATTACGTGTGTAGTGTTTGTCATAGGCTGCTGTTTAGAAATCAGGTGCTGCGCTGTGAGAAGGAAGTATATGCAGCAAGTTTAGCAACGGCTGGCATTGCAAATAATTGCATTAGTGAGCATTATCTGCATAGTTGTGATAAATGTGTTGAGCCCTGTCTCCTTGTTGAGTCCAGAGGTCAGTTGTGGATTTGCTTTACTTGTCATAGTAAGATCAGTAAAGGTCAAATCCCAGCTGAATGTTGGAACAACGACTTAGCTTTAGACCCCATTCCTCCAGAACTGGGATGTCTGAATAGCATAGAGCAGCACCTGATAGCTCCACGCATCCCCTTTATGAAGGTGTTGGCGTTGCCTAAGGGTGGTCAGAATGGTGTACATGGGCCCGTTACTTGTGTTCCGGCCAACATTGTACAAACCACCAATGTGTTGCCGCGGTCCAGTGCAGAGGGGTCTCTGCTTCAAGTTAAGTTAAAGCGGAAATTAACTTACAAAGGACACTACGAGTATCAATTTGTTGACTCGTGGCGTGTCAGGCGGGCTATAGAATACTTAAAGAGAACCAATGTCTTGTATGAAGACATTGAGTTCAACGAAGAATGGTTGAATGATTTTGGTAGGGAGGAAGAGGTTGGTGTAGAGGATGGTCAGGATGACCAGGTTGTTGACAGACAGTCCGGTGAGGATGAGGCTGTAGAGCAGGAACTTGGGGAAGAAGAGGTATCAGAAGACATAGTACAAGATGAAATGTTACATGACAGACAACAGCACTGCATGTTTCAGGACACTTGTCTTATGCCTGTTGATATCGGTCAGGAAGCATTAGATCAGTATTTTGAGGATGTTTTATGTCTGGCCCCCGCGGAAGGTAATAGTCCGGTTAGAATGCTTTCTGACAAATTAAATGAGGCGATGTGTTTCCCGGTGCTGTTTCCGACGAGCACAAATACATTCCACACCAGCCGCATGCATCGCTTAACGTTGTCGCGCTATTTCAATAATCGGATAATGCATGCCGACGGCCGTTTTGCGCGCAATGTGGAATACATATTCTTTAGCCAGTATATGTCGGAAATGGACCAAGTCATAAGTAGCATTTCGGTCGCGATGCGTAAAGGTAAGGGGGGTCAGCATTCTCAGCAGATTAGCCCGGGCATGCTCAAAGACGACGAGTCTCTGAAGCGCATGCTGCAGTTCGATGACGGTTTTCGTTTCCTTCGGCCCATTCGCGGGACCCCGGCTTTTTGGTCTTCCGTTCAGAAAGACCTTATGGCTTGTGTCCGCCAATTGGGGATACCAACATGGTTCTGCTCTTTTTCTTCTGCTGATTTGCGCTGGCAGAATCTCCTTGCCAGCATCCTGAGACAGGAAGGCAGACAGCAGACAGTAGAACAGTTGGAGTGGGCCGATAGGTGCGAGCTGTTGCGTCGCAACCCGGTCACAGCTGCGAGGATGTTTGACTACAGGTGGCACTGTTTTTTGAAGGAAGTACTCATGTCCCCGTCTCAACCAGTTGGCAAGATTGTAGATTACTTTTATCGAATTGAGTTCCAGCAGCGTGGGTCCCCCCATGTTCATGCGCTGTTTTGGATTGAGGgagctccccaaatttataaaaACACAGACTTAGAAGTTGAAGAGTTTATTGACAAATATGTGACATGTGAGCTACCCTCTGCCGATGACACACTATCTGAAGTTGTGTCATCGGTTCAAACGCATTCGAAACGGCATTCAAAGTCATGTCGCAAAAATCTAACCAAATGCCGTTTCAATTTTCCTAAACCGGTCTCTGCACGCACGTTCATTTGCAAAATCAAAGAATGTGTTTGTCCTAAAAAAAGACCGGGGACAGAGGGTGATGAAAGTTCAGAAAACAGGCCGAAGTGCACCTGTTTTGTCGATGAGGGACCGAAGATGCCAAAGGAGGTTGCGCTGATGTTATTGGAGAGAGTGAAGAGAGCCATGGAGAGGGAGGAGCCTTTTGGTAGCGCAGAAGAGTTGTTTGCCAGTGTGGGCATCAGCCAGGAAGTCTTTGAGGTCGCTTATAGGCGGCTGGAGACTAAGAATAAGGTGGTTTATAGGCGAGGGGTAAACGACACCTGGGTTAACCAGTACAATAGGAACTTGTTGAAGTGTTGGAACGCGAACTTGGACATTAGCTTTGTCACTGACGCCTACGCTGTCATCATATACATAATCAAGTACATCACAAAGTCAGAGAGCGAAATGGGTCTGTTACTGAGCAATGCCCTTAACGAAGCTAATAGACTAGGAAATCTCTCTGCTAAAGACGCTTTAAAGAAACTGGGCAGTGTATATTTACACAACAGAGATGTCGGCGCTCAGGAGGCAGTGTATAGGCTAATGAGCATGCATTTGAAGGAATGTTCCAGGAAGGTCGTGTTTATTCCAACAGGGAATAACATTGTGCGGATGAGTTTACCCCTCAGCGTGTTGGTGCAAAGGGCTTCCTCAGAGGGTCTTAGGACGGAAAACATGTGGATGACGAGTGTTGTCGAGAGGTATAAGAACAGGCCCGATGATGACGTGTTTGAGGACATGTGCATAGCCACGTTTTGTTCGGAATATCGTGTCCTCTACAAGAATGAAAACTCAGACAATAAAATTGAACTTCAAGGGGGTTTAGGGTTCGTCTTGCGCCGAACGCGAAGTCAGTTTGCCGTCGTTCGCTATATGCGGTTTAAAGTAAACAAACAGGAGGAAGCCCACTTTCAGAGTTTGCTGCAGTTGTTCCTTCCTTATAGAACTGATTTAGAACTCAGGCCGGAAGGCTTTGAGTTCTACAAACAGTTCTATGAGGAAGGCTATGTGCTGGCTGGTGGGACCGTGCAGCCGGTGCAAGACGTCGTTGAGGAAAACAGGGCAAAATTTGAAGTGGACTGTTCCCGATTAGAGCATGCGCAGGAAATCGCGGACATGTTAGGAGGCAATGTCGATGAGGATGCGTGGGGGGACCTTTGTCCCGAACAGCAAGTCGAACACATGGAATGTTTAGAGGAGAGGCGGGAGCAGCAGCAGGGGGAAATTAGGGAAGAGCAGTTAGCTCAATCGGATGAAAATGTCCCCGATTTGTTTGTTGGTGGTAAAGAAGTAGCTCGATTGGAGAGAAACACCAACGTTTTGTCTAGAAGGGAGGGTTTAGCTCTGGTCCATTCTCTCAATGCGACGCAGAGGAGCATTTTCGATAGGATTAGGAAATGGTGCCTAGAAAAGGTGATGGGAAAAACCCCAGAACCTTTCCATGTGTTCGTAACTGGTGGGGCAGGTACTGGAAAAAGCCATTTGATTAGAGCTATCCAGTACGAGGCAGGTAGACTATTGTCGCGTCTGTACCAACCAGATGAAACCTGCGTACTCTTAACTGCTCCCACAGGCATAGCTGCATACAGTTTACATGCAGCCACAATCCACCACACCTTCAGTATTGGCATGCAGGTTAGTTTACCGTATATCCCTCTGGGTGAAGATAAGATAAATTCCTTGAGGGCTCAATTTGGTCACCTACAAATTGTAATCATTGACGAAATTAGTATGGTAGATCATAATCTTTTAGCTTATGTGCATGGCCGCTTAAGGCAAATGAAACAGACGGGGGACTTTTCTCCATTTGGCAACGTTAGTGTTATAGCTGTTGGTGACTTTTATCAGTTGCCCCCCGTTAAAGGGAGGCCTTTGTACACCATGCAGGTGGGTGTGGACCTCTGGTGTCATTTTAAAAAGGTAGAACTAAAAACAGTGGTGAGGCAAAAAGATAGTGTATTTTCTGAGCTGCTAAATAGACTTAGAGTTCGGTCAAAGCAAACCCCCCTACTGCAAAGCGACATCGATATCCTCAAGTCCCGGGAGACAGGGGAAGAGAGCGCAGCTTTGCATATTTATCCCACAAATAGGCAAACCGGCGAGCACAATCTCAAGCGGTTATTCGCAATCTGTCCCGATTACCTTACAATCGAGGCACAGGATTTCATCAACAGTAGGAAGTCGGGCGAATTAGAGCGCATGGACGGGCATCACGCCAAAACTTCGTACACGTGTTTGGCCACCACTTTGTGTTTGGCTCCGAAAGCACGTGTAATGCTTTGCAAGAATGTTGACGTGGCAGACGGTCTGGTCAATGGCGCATGTGGAACGGTGACTCATATTCAAATTGAAGGAGATGAAGACTTCCCCAAAACAGTCTATGTTAAATTTGACGACCCCAACATAGGCTCCCAGAGGAGGAAGCAACGTTCCCATGCTGCTGTGGAATGCCCGCATTCTACTGCCATTGATCCCGAGGAGGATTCGGCAACAAAACGCGGCGGTTTGCGTCGTCAGTTTCCTCTGAAACTCGCGTGGGCCTGCACTATTCACAAAGTGCAGGGTTTAACTGTAGAGGAGGCTGTCGTGTGTTTACGAAAAGTTTTTGCAGCTGGGCAGGCGTATGTCGCCCTCAGCCGTGTTAGGGATATCTCCGGCCTTGTCATTACAGATTTTGACGAAAAGGCCATTTACTGCAAGGACACCGTCAAGGAGGCATTGGATAGCATGCCCCAATTTCTCCTTGAACAGCCACAGCCTTCATTAGACACTCAGACTTTCTCTTTGTATTTAATGAACGTTCAAAatttaacctaccacatagctcATTTGGTGTCTTGCACGCAGCATTTACAGCCTAACTGTATTGCTGTCACAGAGACGTGGCTCAGTGCACAATCGTCAACAGACTGCGTCCAAATAGAGGGATACACTTTCCACAGTCGTCCCCGAGCCTTGTGTTACAGCAGCAATGATACCAAATTAGCTGAGATTAGAGCTCTAGAACATGGCGGAGTGGGTCTATATGTTGTAGATAATTCGGACTGTGAGATTCTGCAGGTGCCTGATTTAAATCTGGAGTGTTTAGTGTGCCTGTTTGCCAAAGAGAACATTTTGATGGCAGTAATTTATCGTCCGCCATGTTATCCAAATTCACTTTTTAAATCCAATCTGGTTAAGTTACTTGATTGGGCAAATCCTATCTGTAACACAATTGTTATAATGGGTGATTTTAATGAAGACCTTCTTAAACATTCATCAATTTCTAAATTAATGGGCCAAAATGGATTTAGTCAGCATGTAACACAAGCGACTACGGAGCATGGGACATTAATTGACCATGTTTATGTCAAAACAACACAGTATGCTGTGGATTGTGCAGTGGTGTCCACTTATTTCAGTGACCACGAAGCCATCCTGTGTGGTTTTCGTGCTCAAGATGAAGGCGATATGTTTGACTTGGATGTGTTTGCAGATGATTTTGCTGATGGAGGGGGACTTTTGGACGGCGAGTCTAAGATGGAGTAG